From the genome of Pantoea alfalfae, one region includes:
- the mgrA gene encoding L-glyceraldehyde 3-phosphate reductase, with protein sequence MSSFPHPDRYQQMQYRRSGRSGIKLPAISLGLWHNFGDSTRVDNSRELLRHAFDLGITHFDLANNYGPPPGSAEENFGRILREDFRAHRDELIISTKAGYTMWQGPYGDWGSRKYLVASLDQSLKRMGLDYVDIFYHHRPDPETPLEETMRALDHVVRQGKALYAALSNYPADLAAEAIAILRDLGTPCLIHQPRYSMFERTPEQGLIQTLGDAGVGCIAFSPLAGGVLTDRYLQGIPEDSRAASGSKFLSESQLTDEKMEKVRRLNVIAQQREQKLAQMALAWVLRDDRVTSVLIGASKTAQIDDAVAMLARRQFSDTELAAIDAALL encoded by the coding sequence ATGTCCTCTTTCCCCCATCCCGATCGCTATCAACAGATGCAATACCGTCGCAGCGGCCGCAGCGGCATTAAACTGCCCGCCATTTCGCTGGGGCTGTGGCATAACTTTGGTGACAGTACCCGGGTCGATAACAGCCGTGAGCTGCTGCGTCATGCGTTTGACCTCGGCATCACCCACTTCGACTTAGCCAATAACTACGGTCCGCCGCCGGGCTCAGCCGAAGAGAACTTCGGGCGTATTCTGCGGGAAGATTTTCGTGCCCATCGTGATGAGCTGATCATCTCCACTAAAGCGGGCTATACCATGTGGCAGGGACCTTATGGGGATTGGGGTTCGCGTAAATATCTGGTCGCCAGTCTGGATCAGAGCCTGAAGCGAATGGGGCTGGACTATGTGGATATTTTCTATCATCACCGTCCCGATCCGGAAACCCCGCTGGAAGAGACAATGCGCGCGCTGGATCATGTCGTGCGCCAGGGCAAAGCGCTTTACGCTGCCCTCTCTAACTATCCGGCCGATCTCGCCGCCGAAGCGATAGCTATCCTGCGCGATCTCGGCACCCCTTGTCTGATCCACCAGCCGCGCTATTCGATGTTTGAACGAACGCCTGAACAGGGATTGATTCAGACGCTGGGCGATGCGGGCGTCGGCTGTATCGCCTTCTCGCCGCTGGCAGGCGGCGTGCTCACCGATCGCTACCTGCAGGGCATCCCGGAAGATTCGCGTGCGGCCAGCGGCAGCAAGTTCCTGAGTGAAAGTCAGTTGACGGATGAGAAGATGGAGAAGGTCCGCAGGCTGAATGTGATTGCGCAGCAGCGCGAGCAGAAGCTGGCGCAGATGGCGCTGGCGTGGGTATTGCGCGACGATCGTGTCACCTCGGTGCTGATTGGTGCCAGTAAAACGGCTCAGATTGATGACGCGGTGGCAATGCTCGCCCGACGTCAGTTCAGCGACACGGAGTTAGCGGCGATTGACGCGGCCCTGCTGTAA
- a CDS encoding GNAT family N-acetyltransferase: protein MQLVTARLTLNKLQPEDWQLFRAVHEDRDTMTWVSEIPDEADIRQRFTARLAPWQPGSFHMLCLVARRRDSGEPIGLFGCSPEWEPHRQAEVGYMLLHRHCGQGYGSEALAALCQFLLEADFHKLKAMVVEGNWASRRILEKNGFQMEGTLRDNYLLNGCWVNDWLLGRLNSQK from the coding sequence ATGCAACTTGTCACCGCCAGATTAACCCTGAATAAATTACAGCCAGAAGACTGGCAACTGTTTCGTGCTGTCCATGAAGATCGCGACACGATGACGTGGGTGAGCGAGATCCCCGATGAAGCGGATATTCGCCAGCGCTTCACCGCGCGTCTGGCTCCATGGCAGCCAGGCAGTTTTCATATGCTTTGTCTGGTGGCACGGCGACGCGATAGCGGTGAGCCAATTGGCCTGTTTGGCTGCAGCCCCGAGTGGGAGCCACACCGTCAGGCCGAGGTGGGTTATATGCTGCTGCATCGCCACTGCGGACAGGGCTATGGCAGCGAGGCGCTGGCGGCGCTGTGTCAGTTTCTGCTTGAAGCCGATTTCCATAAACTCAAGGCGATGGTGGTTGAAGGTAACTGGGCGTCACGCCGGATTCTGGAGAAAAACGGTTTCCAGATGGAGGGCACGCTACGGGATAATTATCTACTGAACGGCTGCTGGGTGAACGATTGGCTGCTGGGACGCCTGAATTCACAAAAATAA
- the ypdK gene encoding membrane protein YpdK, with product MKYALMGISFFALLWFGTFVLLLK from the coding sequence GTGAAATATGCCTTGATGGGAATATCTTTTTTCGCGTTACTTTGGTTCGGAACCTTTGTTCTGCTGCTGAAGTAA
- the ipdC gene encoding indolepyruvate decarboxylase, translating into MSTFTIGDYLLTRLQEIGIKHLFGVPGDYNLQFLDRVIDHPDIRWVGCANELNAAYAADGYARSNGAGALLTTFGVGELSAINGIAGSYAEYLPVIHIVGAPATSAQLQGDCVHHSLGDGDFRHFIRMAAEVSAATAQLTADNATAEIDRVIEHALKARRPGYLSLAVDVAAIEVQPPVQPLNPHQSSSPEARRAFRDAAERLLAPAERVSLLADFLALRWQQQSALAALREKSAIPCASLLMGKGVLDEQQPGYVGTYAGEASAGQVCGQIEQVDVAICVGVRFTDTITAGFTQQFAPERLIDLQPFSASMGEEHFAPLSMADALSELQPLFEHYGQQWQPAIAPSAVQPDEPAAVISQQAFWQAMQKFLQPGDLILAEQGTAAFGAAALRLPSQAQLVVQPLWGSIGYTLPAAFGAQTADPDRRVILIIGDGSAQLTIQELGSMLRDEQRLILFLLNNEGYTVERAIHGATQRYNDIAPWNWTALPHALSLQGQAQSWRISETVQLDEVMARLSAPQRLSLVEVVMQKEDLPPLLRKVTACLNQRNGG; encoded by the coding sequence ATGTCCACATTCACTATTGGAGATTACCTGCTGACCCGTCTGCAGGAGATAGGTATAAAGCATCTGTTTGGCGTACCGGGCGACTATAACCTGCAGTTTCTTGATCGGGTCATCGACCATCCGGACATCCGTTGGGTAGGCTGTGCCAACGAGCTTAATGCCGCCTATGCGGCGGACGGCTATGCACGCAGCAACGGTGCTGGGGCGCTATTAACCACCTTTGGTGTTGGCGAACTCAGCGCGATTAACGGCATTGCAGGCAGTTATGCAGAGTATCTGCCGGTGATCCATATCGTTGGCGCACCAGCGACTTCAGCACAGTTACAGGGTGACTGTGTCCACCATTCGCTGGGCGATGGCGATTTCCGGCATTTCATACGCATGGCCGCCGAAGTCAGTGCCGCAACGGCACAACTTACTGCCGATAATGCCACTGCTGAAATTGACAGGGTGATAGAGCACGCGTTAAAGGCCCGTCGTCCCGGCTATCTGTCGCTGGCCGTCGACGTGGCGGCTATAGAGGTGCAGCCCCCTGTTCAGCCCCTGAACCCCCATCAATCCTCTTCGCCCGAGGCGCGTCGTGCTTTCCGCGACGCGGCGGAGCGGTTGCTGGCACCAGCAGAGCGCGTTTCACTGCTGGCCGATTTTCTGGCACTGCGCTGGCAGCAGCAGTCTGCGCTGGCCGCGCTGCGTGAAAAGAGCGCAATTCCCTGCGCCAGCCTGCTGATGGGCAAAGGTGTACTGGATGAGCAGCAGCCAGGTTACGTCGGAACCTATGCCGGTGAAGCCAGCGCAGGTCAGGTGTGCGGGCAAATTGAGCAGGTGGATGTGGCGATCTGCGTCGGGGTGCGTTTCACCGACACCATTACTGCAGGCTTCACGCAGCAGTTTGCGCCTGAGCGACTGATCGATCTGCAACCCTTCAGCGCCAGCATGGGCGAGGAACATTTTGCGCCGTTGTCGATGGCGGATGCGCTTAGCGAACTGCAACCGCTGTTTGAACACTACGGCCAGCAGTGGCAGCCCGCCATAGCACCGTCTGCCGTGCAACCGGATGAACCGGCAGCCGTGATCAGTCAGCAGGCTTTCTGGCAGGCGATGCAGAAATTTCTGCAACCCGGCGACCTGATTCTGGCAGAGCAGGGGACAGCCGCTTTTGGTGCCGCCGCGTTACGACTGCCCTCGCAGGCGCAGCTGGTGGTTCAGCCATTATGGGGATCAATCGGCTATACTCTTCCTGCAGCGTTTGGCGCGCAAACCGCTGACCCCGATCGCCGGGTTATCCTGATTATCGGAGACGGTTCGGCGCAGCTGACGATTCAGGAACTGGGTTCCATGCTGCGTGATGAGCAGCGACTGATACTCTTTTTGCTGAATAATGAAGGCTATACCGTCGAACGGGCCATTCATGGCGCAACACAGCGTTATAATGATATTGCCCCGTGGAACTGGACGGCCTTACCGCACGCACTGAGTCTGCAGGGCCAGGCGCAGAGCTGGCGCATCAGTGAAACCGTACAGTTAGACGAGGTGATGGCGCGACTTTCCGCGCCTCAAAGGCTGTCGCTGGTTGAGGTGGTCATGCAGAAAGAGGATTTGCCGCCACTGTTACGAAAAGTCACCGCCTGCCTGAATCAACGCAACGGCGGCTAA
- a CDS encoding Nramp family divalent metal transporter, with the protein MFESRTAERAARGVRKVKLALLGPAFIAAIGYIDPGNFATNIQAGAAYGYKLLWVVVWANIMAMLIQLMSAKLGIATGKNLAEHIRDRFPRPAVWFYWVQAEIIAMATDLAEFIGAALGFKLLLGISLMQGAVLTGIATFLILMLQSRGQKPLERVIGGLLLFVAAAYIVELFFSQPSVKELVIGMALPALPTSDAVFLAAGVLGATIMPHVIYLHSALTQGKSKDSKGQRYSSTKLDVAIAMTIAGFVNLAMMATAAAAFHFSGHSKIAELDQAYLTLQPLLGQAAATVFGLSLVAAGLSSTVVGTLAGQVVMQGFIRFHIPLWVRRTVTMLPSFIVIWAGWDPTKVLVMSQVLLSFGIALALIPLLSFTGNRELMGDDMVNSRLMQNTGRLIVLLVITLNLYLLVGEALGL; encoded by the coding sequence ATGTTTGAAAGTCGTACCGCCGAGCGCGCCGCTCGCGGAGTCAGAAAAGTCAAACTCGCACTGCTGGGCCCCGCCTTTATCGCCGCTATCGGCTATATCGATCCGGGCAACTTTGCGACCAACATCCAGGCGGGCGCTGCTTACGGCTACAAATTGCTGTGGGTGGTGGTGTGGGCCAATATCATGGCCATGCTTATCCAGCTGATGTCTGCCAAGCTGGGGATCGCCACCGGCAAAAATCTCGCCGAGCATATCCGCGATCGCTTTCCTCGTCCCGCCGTCTGGTTTTACTGGGTGCAGGCGGAAATTATTGCGATGGCCACCGACCTGGCGGAATTTATCGGCGCGGCGCTGGGCTTCAAACTGCTGCTCGGCATCTCACTGATGCAGGGCGCGGTACTGACCGGCATCGCCACGTTCCTGATATTGATGTTACAGAGCCGCGGTCAGAAACCGCTGGAGCGGGTGATTGGCGGACTGCTGCTGTTTGTGGCGGCGGCCTATATCGTCGAACTCTTCTTCTCTCAGCCCAGTGTCAAAGAGCTGGTGATCGGCATGGCGCTGCCCGCGTTACCCACGTCGGATGCTGTATTCCTGGCGGCGGGTGTGCTGGGTGCGACCATTATGCCGCACGTGATTTATCTGCACTCCGCGCTGACGCAGGGCAAAAGTAAGGACAGCAAAGGTCAGCGGTACTCCTCAACTAAACTGGATGTGGCGATTGCCATGACCATCGCCGGATTTGTTAACCTGGCGATGATGGCGACCGCGGCAGCGGCCTTCCACTTCAGCGGCCACAGCAAAATCGCTGAGCTTGACCAGGCCTATCTCACGCTGCAACCGTTGTTAGGTCAGGCGGCGGCAACAGTATTTGGGCTGAGCCTGGTGGCTGCCGGACTTTCCTCAACGGTGGTCGGAACGCTGGCGGGACAGGTGGTGATGCAGGGCTTTATCCGTTTCCATATTCCGCTCTGGGTGCGGCGTACGGTAACCATGCTGCCTTCCTTTATTGTTATCTGGGCTGGCTGGGATCCAACAAAGGTGCTGGTGATGAGTCAGGTGCTGCTGAGTTTCGGTATTGCGCTGGCGTTGATTCCGCTGCTCTCCTTTACCGGCAACCGCGAGCTGATGGGCGATGATATGGTTAACTCGCGTCTGATGCAGAACACCGGGCGACTGATCGTGCTGCTGGTGATTACGCTGAATCTTTACCTGCTGGTGGGTGAAGCGCTGGGGCTGTAG
- a CDS encoding DUF2502 domain-containing protein: MKRALIFAALLAVLSPLANHTAEASSASITLAPGVTLNLGDRDNRGYYWDGGRWREPRWWNDRYSYKERRWWRHEEWRRQQQWERERRWHERDRERRWDHQHRRDRDRGWDHHDHRGPDHHGHDRH; this comes from the coding sequence ATGAAAAGAGCACTTATTTTTGCTGCCCTGCTGGCGGTGTTGTCGCCGCTGGCAAATCACACAGCTGAGGCCTCCAGTGCCTCTATTACTCTGGCCCCCGGCGTTACGCTGAATCTGGGCGATCGCGACAATCGTGGTTATTACTGGGATGGCGGTCGCTGGCGTGAACCACGCTGGTGGAATGATCGTTATTCCTATAAAGAACGCCGCTGGTGGCGACACGAAGAGTGGCGTCGTCAGCAGCAGTGGGAGCGTGAACGTCGCTGGCATGAGCGCGACCGTGAGCGCCGCTGGGATCATCAGCATCGCCGCGATCGTGATCGTGGCTGGGATCATCATGACCATCGCGGTCCAGACCATCACGGACACGATCGCCATTAA
- a CDS encoding HlyD family secretion protein, with translation MRAFEMRRTLVLTLLLLVLLAIAFAVWSMMSGNDHRTNDAYVNADYTLVAPKVSGYISNVQVQDNQQVKAGQLLATLDDRDYRVALESAEADLQVSQAKLLSSQAQLEQQQSVIDQQKASVAASQASAQYAGQSADRYNRLYKSGTVAADDQQKASSNQRSALAAVHQSQAALTSAVKQVGVLQAAVRSAEADVAAAKASVDQARLNLSYTRITAPVDGMVGQRSVRTGAYVSAGTRLLAVVPLQQTYITANYLETQLSDVRPGQRVQIRVDALPGKTFTGHVDSIAPATGATFSAIAPDNATGNYTKVVQRLPVKIVLDSDQQHLAQLRVGMSAIPDIQVP, from the coding sequence ATGCGTGCTTTCGAAATGAGAAGAACTCTGGTGCTCACACTGCTGCTGCTGGTGTTACTGGCCATCGCTTTTGCAGTCTGGTCAATGATGAGCGGCAACGATCACCGTACCAACGACGCTTACGTCAATGCGGACTACACCCTGGTGGCACCGAAAGTCTCCGGCTACATCAGCAATGTGCAGGTGCAGGATAATCAGCAGGTCAAAGCCGGCCAGTTGCTGGCAACGCTGGACGATCGTGACTATCGGGTGGCGCTGGAGAGTGCCGAGGCTGACCTGCAGGTGAGTCAGGCGAAACTGCTGAGCAGCCAGGCACAGCTGGAACAGCAGCAGTCGGTGATTGATCAGCAGAAAGCCAGCGTCGCGGCCAGCCAGGCGTCCGCGCAGTATGCCGGACAGAGCGCCGATCGCTACAACCGACTCTATAAAAGCGGCACTGTGGCCGCCGACGATCAGCAGAAAGCCAGCTCGAACCAGCGTTCAGCACTGGCAGCCGTGCATCAGAGTCAGGCTGCGCTGACGTCGGCAGTGAAACAGGTCGGCGTGTTACAGGCGGCGGTGCGTTCAGCGGAAGCGGATGTTGCCGCAGCTAAAGCCAGCGTCGATCAGGCCAGGCTGAACCTCTCCTACACGCGTATTACGGCGCCCGTTGACGGCATGGTGGGTCAGCGCTCGGTGCGGACTGGCGCTTACGTGTCAGCCGGAACCCGTCTGCTGGCGGTAGTACCCCTGCAGCAAACCTACATTACCGCTAACTACCTTGAAACGCAGCTAAGCGATGTGCGTCCGGGTCAGCGGGTACAGATTCGTGTCGATGCCCTGCCAGGCAAGACCTTCACCGGCCACGTGGACAGCATTGCGCCGGCCACCGGGGCAACTTTTTCCGCGATCGCCCCCGATAACGCCACCGGCAACTACACTAAAGTCGTTCAACGTCTGCCGGTTAAAATTGTGCTGGATAGTGACCAACAGCATCTGGCTCAGTTACGTGTCGGCATGTCGGCGATCCCGGACATTCAGGTGCCGTAA
- the glk gene encoding glucokinase: MTTYALVGDVGGTNARLALCEVESGSITQAKTFSTSEYDSLEAVIRHYLDEQQQDVKDGCIAIACPITDDWVEMTNHDWAFSTRKLKENIGFEHLEIINDFTAVSMAIPMLTADNVIQFGGTAPVKDKPIAIYGAGTGLGVSHLVHVDKRWVSLPGEGGHVDFAANSEEEDQILEVLREELGHVSAERILSGAGLVNLYRAIVKVDNRVPENLKPKDVSQRALDDSCIDCRRALSMFCVIMGRFGGNLALNLGTFGGVYIAGGIVPRFLEFFKASGFRAAFEDKGRFRDYVASIPVYMITHDQPGLLGAGAHLRQTLGRII; encoded by the coding sequence ATGACAACCTATGCCTTGGTCGGCGATGTCGGCGGTACTAACGCACGCCTCGCCCTGTGTGAGGTGGAAAGCGGCAGCATCACCCAGGCCAAAACATTCTCAACATCAGAATACGACAGCCTCGAAGCCGTCATCCGCCACTATCTTGATGAACAACAGCAGGATGTTAAAGATGGCTGTATCGCTATCGCCTGCCCGATTACCGATGACTGGGTTGAAATGACCAACCATGACTGGGCGTTTTCTACGCGCAAGCTCAAAGAGAACATCGGTTTTGAACACCTGGAAATCATTAACGACTTCACTGCGGTATCCATGGCGATTCCGATGCTGACCGCCGACAACGTAATTCAGTTTGGCGGCACAGCCCCGGTTAAAGACAAGCCTATTGCGATTTATGGTGCCGGTACCGGATTAGGCGTCAGCCATCTGGTGCACGTGGACAAACGCTGGGTCAGCCTGCCTGGCGAGGGCGGTCATGTCGATTTCGCCGCCAACAGCGAAGAAGAAGATCAAATTCTGGAAGTGCTGCGTGAAGAGCTGGGCCATGTTTCAGCAGAACGTATCCTGTCCGGTGCCGGTCTGGTCAACCTCTATCGTGCGATTGTTAAAGTTGATAATCGTGTGCCGGAAAACCTGAAGCCTAAAGATGTCAGCCAGCGTGCGCTGGATGACAGCTGCATCGACTGCCGTCGGGCGCTGTCGATGTTCTGCGTCATTATGGGCCGTTTCGGCGGCAATCTGGCATTGAACCTCGGCACCTTTGGTGGCGTCTACATTGCGGGTGGCATCGTGCCACGTTTCCTGGAGTTCTTTAAGGCGTCAGGTTTCCGTGCTGCTTTCGAAGATAAAGGCCGCTTCCGCGACTATGTTGCCAGTATCCCGGTCTATATGATCACGCACGATCAGCCTGGCCTGCTGGGCGCGGGCGCGCATCTGCGCCAGACGCTGGGTCGCATTATCTGA
- a CDS encoding sensor histidine kinase, producing MLLAVFDRAALMLICLFFLTRTRPFRQLLQKDEHTRAEKMAVTAIFSLFALFSTWSGVNVDGSLLNVRVIAVMAGGILFGPWVGIATGIIAGLHRFLIDIHGVTSVPCLITSIIAGIVAGGINRRVLKEHRWRAGIVGGMLCEALTMLLIVLWARPTSLGLAIVSEIALPMILGASSIGIIVLLVQSVEGEKEAIAARQAKLALEIANKTLPLFRQVNSDSLRNICDIIRREIKADAVAMTDKKQILAYVGYGENNYQHGDDGISPTTAQSIASGKIIIKNNDEAHRTKDIHSMIVIPLWEKGKVTGTLKIYYRRAHRITGSLKEMAIGLSQIISTQLEVSRAEQLREMANKAELRALQSKINPHFLFNALNAISSSIRLNPDTARQLVINLSRYLRYNLELNDDELIDIRKELWQVKDYIAIEQARFGDKLTMIYDVDEDLHFLLPSLLIQPLVENAIVHGIQPCKGKGVVTLSVRDRGDKVQISVRDTGQGISDEVMARVARNEMPGNKIGLLNVHHRVKLLSGQGLNIVRHQPGTEISFTLSKNGQRLAENLL from the coding sequence ATGTTACTGGCAGTATTTGACCGCGCCGCCCTGATGTTGATCTGCCTGTTCTTCCTGACGCGCACCCGCCCGTTTCGTCAGCTGCTTCAAAAAGATGAACACACGCGCGCAGAGAAAATGGCGGTAACCGCCATCTTTTCCCTGTTTGCGCTGTTCAGTACCTGGTCTGGGGTCAATGTCGACGGTTCGCTGCTGAATGTGCGTGTCATTGCCGTGATGGCGGGTGGCATTCTGTTTGGTCCCTGGGTCGGCATCGCCACCGGTATTATTGCGGGGCTGCACCGTTTTCTGATCGATATTCACGGCGTGACCTCCGTGCCCTGTCTGATTACCAGCATCATTGCCGGTATCGTCGCGGGCGGCATTAATCGCCGGGTGCTGAAAGAGCATCGCTGGCGCGCCGGTATTGTCGGCGGCATGCTGTGTGAAGCCCTGACGATGTTGCTGATCGTCCTGTGGGCGCGGCCAACCTCACTCGGGCTGGCGATTGTGTCAGAAATTGCCCTGCCGATGATCCTCGGTGCCTCCAGTATCGGTATCATTGTGTTGCTGGTGCAGAGCGTTGAGGGAGAGAAAGAGGCGATTGCCGCCCGTCAGGCCAAGCTGGCGCTGGAGATCGCCAACAAAACCCTGCCGCTGTTTCGTCAGGTGAACAGCGACTCACTTCGCAATATCTGTGACATTATCCGGCGGGAGATCAAAGCCGATGCGGTGGCGATGACCGACAAGAAACAGATTCTGGCTTACGTCGGCTATGGCGAAAATAACTATCAGCATGGGGATGATGGCATCAGTCCCACCACCGCGCAGTCGATCGCCAGCGGTAAAATTATCATTAAGAACAACGATGAAGCGCACCGCACCAAAGATATCCATTCGATGATCGTCATCCCGCTGTGGGAAAAAGGCAAAGTCACCGGCACGCTGAAAATCTACTATCGCCGCGCGCACCGTATTACCGGCTCGCTGAAGGAGATGGCCATAGGCCTGTCGCAAATCATCTCTACACAGCTTGAAGTGTCACGTGCCGAGCAGCTGCGAGAGATGGCCAATAAAGCGGAACTGCGGGCGCTGCAAAGTAAAATAAATCCCCATTTCCTGTTCAATGCCCTGAATGCCATCTCCTCTTCTATCCGGCTTAATCCCGATACTGCCCGCCAGCTGGTGATTAACCTGTCACGCTACCTGCGCTACAACCTGGAGCTGAACGATGATGAGTTGATCGATATCCGTAAGGAGCTGTGGCAGGTCAAAGATTACATCGCCATTGAGCAGGCGCGGTTTGGCGATAAGCTGACGATGATCTATGACGTAGACGAAGATCTGCATTTTCTGCTGCCAAGTCTGCTGATCCAGCCGCTGGTGGAGAATGCGATTGTGCATGGCATCCAGCCCTGTAAAGGCAAAGGCGTGGTAACGCTGAGCGTTCGGGATCGGGGCGATAAGGTGCAGATCTCGGTGCGGGACACCGGCCAGGGCATCAGTGACGAAGTCATGGCAAGAGTGGCGCGCAATGAGATGCCCGGTAATAAAATCGGCCTGCTCAATGTGCATCATCGGGTAAAACTCCTGTCAGGTCAGGGACTGAACATCGTGCGACACCAGCCGGGCACCGAGATTTCCTTTACGCTGAGTAAGAATGGCCAGCGGCTGGCGGAGAATCTGTTATGA
- a CDS encoding LytR/AlgR family response regulator transcription factor: MKAIIVEDEFLAQQELSWMIQHHSKIEIEACFDDGLDVLKYLQQHRVDVIFLDINIPSLDGMLLAQNIHQFAHKPLIVFITAWKEHAVEAFELEAFDYILKPYQESRIVTMLNKLEATAQAQQAVSHLSATPAPQTVNLIKDERIIVTDVNDIYYVEAHEKLTFVYTRRESYVMSMNITEFCSRLPEQQFFRCHRSYCVSLSKIREIEPWFNNTYLLKLRDLEFQVPVSRSKVKQFRQLMRL, translated from the coding sequence ATGAAAGCCATTATTGTGGAAGATGAATTCCTGGCGCAGCAGGAGTTGAGCTGGATGATTCAGCATCACAGCAAAATCGAGATTGAAGCCTGCTTTGATGATGGCCTCGACGTGCTGAAGTATCTGCAACAGCATCGGGTTGATGTGATTTTTCTCGACATCAATATTCCTTCGCTGGATGGCATGCTGCTGGCACAGAATATCCATCAGTTTGCGCACAAGCCGCTGATTGTCTTTATCACCGCATGGAAAGAGCATGCGGTGGAGGCGTTTGAGCTGGAGGCGTTTGACTACATTCTCAAGCCTTATCAGGAGTCGCGGATTGTCACCATGCTGAACAAGCTGGAAGCCACTGCACAGGCGCAGCAGGCGGTCAGCCATCTCAGCGCCACGCCAGCACCGCAGACGGTCAACCTGATCAAAGATGAGCGTATTATCGTCACGGACGTGAACGACATATACTATGTAGAAGCCCATGAAAAGCTGACGTTTGTGTACACGCGGCGTGAGTCTTACGTGATGTCGATGAATATTACCGAATTCTGTTCACGTCTGCCGGAACAACAGTTCTTCCGCTGCCACCGCTCTTACTGCGTCAGCCTCAGCAAGATTCGTGAAATCGAGCCGTGGTTTAACAACACTTATCTGTTGAAGCTGCGCGATCTGGAGTTTCAGGTACCGGTGAGCCGCAGCAAGGTGAAGCAGTTTCGGCAGCTGATGCGCCTGTAG
- the alaC gene encoding alanine transaminase, producing the protein MADNSTPRRFSRIERLPPYVFNITAELKMAARRRGEDIIDFSMGNPDGPTPPHIVEKLCQVAQRDDTHGYSTSRGIPRLRRAISRWYADRYQVEIDPESEAIVTIGSKEGLAHLMLATLDHGDTVLVPNPSYPIHIYGAVIAGAQVRSVPLVAGVDFFNELERAIRESYPKPKMMILGFPSNPTAQCVELDFFERVIALAKQYNVLVIHDLAYADIVYDGWKAPSIMQVPGARDVAVEFFTLSKSYNMAGWRIGFMVGNKELVAALARIKSYHDYGTFTPLQVAAIAALEGDQQCVRDIAEQYKRRRDVLVKGLHEAGWMVDNPKASMYVWAKIPDHYAHLGSLEFAKHMLQEAKVCVSPGIGFGDYGDTHVRFALIENSDRIRQAIRGIKAMFRADGVLPGSMKTEEEN; encoded by the coding sequence ATGGCTGATAATAGCACACCCCGTCGTTTCTCACGTATTGAACGTTTACCCCCTTACGTTTTCAACATCACCGCTGAACTGAAGATGGCTGCGCGCCGGCGCGGCGAAGATATCATCGACTTTTCAATGGGCAACCCTGATGGTCCGACCCCGCCGCACATCGTCGAAAAGTTATGTCAGGTAGCGCAGCGCGACGACACCCACGGTTATTCCACCTCACGCGGTATTCCGCGTCTGCGCCGGGCGATTTCGCGCTGGTACGCCGATCGCTACCAGGTTGAAATCGATCCTGAATCTGAGGCAATTGTTACTATCGGTTCCAAAGAGGGGCTGGCACACCTGATGCTGGCGACGCTGGACCACGGTGATACCGTGCTGGTACCAAACCCTAGCTATCCGATTCATATCTACGGTGCGGTGATTGCTGGCGCGCAGGTACGCTCAGTGCCGCTGGTGGCGGGTGTCGACTTCTTCAATGAGCTGGAACGCGCCATTCGCGAGAGTTACCCCAAGCCAAAAATGATGATCCTTGGCTTCCCGTCTAATCCCACCGCACAGTGTGTGGAGCTCGACTTTTTCGAGCGGGTAATTGCGCTGGCAAAACAATACAACGTGCTGGTGATCCACGATCTGGCCTATGCCGATATCGTCTACGATGGCTGGAAAGCGCCATCGATTATGCAGGTGCCGGGCGCGCGTGATGTCGCCGTCGAATTCTTTACCCTGTCAAAAAGCTACAACATGGCGGGCTGGCGCATCGGTTTTATGGTGGGCAACAAAGAGCTGGTCGCCGCGCTGGCACGCATCAAAAGTTACCATGACTACGGCACCTTTACGCCGCTGCAGGTGGCGGCGATTGCAGCGCTGGAAGGGGATCAACAGTGTGTTCGCGACATCGCAGAGCAGTATAAACGGCGTCGAGATGTGCTGGTCAAGGGATTGCATGAAGCGGGCTGGATGGTAGATAACCCGAAAGCCTCAATGTATGTCTGGGCAAAAATTCCGGACCACTATGCGCATCTGGGGTCCCTGGAGTTTGCCAAACATATGCTGCAGGAGGCGAAAGTCTGTGTTTCACCCGGTATCGGGTTTGGCGACTATGGTGATACGCACGTGCGTTTTGCACTGATTGAAAACAGCGATCGCATTCGTCAGGCAATACGGGGAATTAAAGCGATGTTTCGTGCCGATGGCGTTTTGCCAGGCAGCATGAAAACAGAAGAAGAGAACTGA